ATTAGCTGATTGAGAGCCCCGCGAAAGAAAAGCTCCTCTCCAAATCCCGAGAGTAGTGCGATTACAAACGCGTTGCTCGGCGTAATCTGTCGGCACAGCGGAACGATAACCTCGCTACTAAACCTTGCAAATACCGACCTCGGTTTTGTCAGGCTAGCGCGCCACAAAAGGTGGTTAATAATTAGTAGGGGTAGGGCGCTGGCTAGGCCGATACTGGCCGTCACTAGTGAGGGGCTCCAATGAATCTCTAGCAAAAAGAGCCATAACACCGGGTACGATATAATAACGAGCAGCCCCTCGGTTAGGATGGCAGCAATCATAATTGTATAGGCAGGTGACATGTTGTGATTATCGCGCCGTTTTTATTCCGAGGCAGGTGAAGAGCTGCGCAGAAGCATCCGTAATAGAGATACGCAGCACCTCGTTCAGCTCAGTAGAGAAGGCAGCTGGCTGCTGTCTCACAACTACTAATAAGATGACCATCCGGGGCGCGCAGCTCGCCGCGCAGCGTTATCTGCGCGTGAGGTTGTCGCATAATAAAATAGCAGTAACCGGATACGGTTAGCTCTTGTACGGTTACGGAAAGGTGATTAGTCGAGACCCCAGCGCTTTCGGGTGAGACGGTACGATACCCACGTAACCCCGCATCGAGGCTAAGTTGCGCGCTCAGGTCCTCATTAAAGTTAGGCGTATAGACCCGTGTGACCGGCAAAACGGTAAGAAATTGAAAGCCTGCGACCCCATCAACTGCCTCACTATTCACGCTTAATGCTAACTCGGTGCTAGCAAGTTGGCGCAACCGTTGAATCGAGGCGTGATGATCAAGGGCTGGCAGGTGCGTGGAAAAACAAGCGCTTAGCGTCAGTAAGGGGGCCAAAAAGACACTAAAGGGTATAAAAAATCTAGAGATCTGCATAAATCAGGTATCCTGCCCCTTCA
The Pseudomonadota bacterium genome window above contains:
- a CDS encoding type II CAAX endopeptidase family protein, whose protein sequence is MSPAYTIMIAAILTEGLLVIISYPVLWLFLLEIHWSPSLVTASIGLASALPLLIINHLLWRASLTKPRSVFARFSSEVIVPLCRQITPSNAFVIALLSGFGEELFFRGALNQLILKYSDLFTAALLSSVLFAYIHFIGNMRRFGWMMPLYSCVGLYLWLVHYYTDSLFAVVVTHATYNFLAILWIRRSTRAASSKQKLCAPGE